One genomic segment of Mesoterricola silvestris includes these proteins:
- a CDS encoding CinA family nicotinamide mononucleotide deamidase-related protein, producing the protein MLRIECIAIGSELLNTSRVDSNSIWLAERLGEMGLGFHRKTAVGDSRHDLRELFREALDRSDLILCTGGLGPTFDDFTKEVWAEVLGAPLVEDLASRQAILDFYASRNRTPAASNFKQALIPLGAEALHNPAGTAPGVCWENPDGYPGRTIILFPGVPREMKLMWENHVAARLEAHRGAPTSTLRMVFGSVPESTLEERVRPLREKHAGLDWTILAGLHHVELLARSGDPAALAAAEADFRREHPLDLAFVGPEGGIEDAVLALLGERGETLAVAESMTGGNIAARLTSVPGSSRVFQGGGVVYSVAAKAALAGLDAAFIREHGTVSMEVTRALAEGIRARLGTTWGLAVTGNAGPTEDKDGPAPVGTCLVAAAGPEGTFAKAFTMFGTRVEMQARGASWALDHLRRTIPEKRG; encoded by the coding sequence ATGCTGCGGATCGAATGCATTGCCATCGGGTCGGAACTGCTGAATACGTCGAGGGTGGATAGTAATTCCATCTGGCTGGCGGAGAGGCTTGGGGAGATGGGGCTGGGGTTCCATCGGAAGACGGCGGTGGGGGATTCGCGGCATGATCTCCGGGAGCTCTTCCGGGAGGCGCTGGACCGGTCGGATCTGATCCTCTGCACGGGGGGGCTGGGGCCCACGTTTGACGACTTCACCAAGGAGGTGTGGGCGGAGGTGCTGGGGGCGCCGCTGGTGGAGGACCTGGCTTCGCGGCAGGCCATCCTGGACTTCTATGCGAGCCGCAACCGCACGCCGGCGGCCTCCAACTTCAAGCAGGCCCTCATCCCCCTGGGCGCCGAGGCCCTGCACAACCCGGCGGGAACGGCGCCGGGGGTGTGCTGGGAGAACCCGGACGGCTATCCGGGGCGGACCATCATCCTCTTCCCGGGGGTGCCCCGGGAGATGAAGCTCATGTGGGAGAACCACGTGGCGGCGCGCCTGGAGGCGCACCGGGGGGCCCCCACCTCCACCCTGCGCATGGTCTTCGGATCCGTGCCCGAGAGCACGCTGGAGGAGCGGGTGCGGCCCCTGCGGGAAAAGCACGCCGGCCTGGACTGGACCATCCTCGCCGGGCTCCACCACGTGGAGCTGCTGGCCCGGAGCGGCGATCCCGCGGCGCTGGCGGCGGCGGAGGCCGACTTCCGGCGGGAGCACCCCCTGGACCTGGCCTTCGTGGGACCCGAAGGGGGCATCGAGGACGCCGTCCTGGCCCTCCTGGGGGAAAGGGGCGAAACCCTGGCCGTGGCCGAGAGCATGACCGGGGGCAACATCGCGGCCCGGCTCACGTCGGTGCCCGGCTCCAGCCGCGTGTTCCAGGGGGGCGGCGTCGTCTATTCCGTGGCCGCCAAGGCGGCCCTGGCGGGCCTGGACGCGGCCTTCATCCGGGAACACGGCACGGTGAGCATGGAGGTCACCCGGGCCCTGGCCGAAGGCATCCGCGCGCGCCTGGGCACCACCTGGGGCCTGGCCGTCACCGGCAACGCCGGGCCGACCGAGGACAAGGACGGCCCGGCCCCCGTGGGCACCTGCCTCGTGGCCGCCGCGGGCCCGGAGGGGACCTTCGCCAAGGCCTTCACGATGTTCGGGACCCGGGTGGAGATGCAGGCCCGGGGCGCCTCCTGGGCGCTGGATCACCTTCGCAGGACCATCCCGGAAAAAAGGGGCTAG
- a CDS encoding HEAT repeat domain-containing protein: MSDFQELLQTLQMALKTRLMYTAAHPRAKGSMEALTMLIEDWLQDRPTLHVATSGGRMFVDGQPFEGQGIHLTNTGKLLSERQISGIIFSRGIETWEVEELLDLLILKPSRIEELGGAGRIIGDKNLQHIEMGQVQYREVREGEAGSAPDAGPAMRPVTLPAGAQLPVEPAPRTPPAPTLDALQAMIDQWRQEFQKLHGIKAAAMGWQGTGAPGPGPGMPGFGGPGLGAPGFGGPGTAEFGSGGPGPGGIGPGGPGTDGPEHPGPEAGPGGPGPDLAADLDALGKGPMDLSFLAGTLSAVGFGEGFPTAQQMEGLRTALRELPPGTLLSMVAGLDTLPHSPAGLRMAFQALAPEIFGHATASMLAQGAGQGDTWDALKDHLHAILQGSPSFQGLLAALENELRNRGLGLENLHDLVSRMDWETMGIDEQLRLVAEHDHLWKLSHDQRLRFLRKLLDEGRLDTFGTILEEVVRNLTSDDAHRREMAARTLGGVVHWLAVPGIPPECELSLLHGLTAHFGSERLPRTHHITTEALGTALDEMVQRGEPGHAHALLLELDALVMFLASREPWRTDALAWLWERLAQPESLARVMELLHTSNPESLLNELIPYLEKVGMPAAQALVEVLGEEQDRKRRARLMEVIRGLGGLALPAVIASLESPKWFLVRNTLNLMADMGDMAALKPAEACLGHHDVRVRCAAVRTAWKVGGPVAMPALLAAFGKADPDTMLEILFAFGQIRSAAAVPTLGAFATDHRMPEKLRARAAEVLGTIGDPSALPFLEELVRRKGRIFTTAEPTEIRVAACRSLAALGTPVALGSLRALVAKEPRNSDRPLLQQVLEQSLR, from the coding sequence ATGAGCGACTTCCAGGAACTCCTGCAGACCCTTCAGATGGCCCTCAAAACCCGGCTGATGTACACCGCCGCGCACCCGAGGGCCAAGGGATCCATGGAGGCCCTGACGATGCTCATCGAGGACTGGCTGCAGGACCGGCCCACCCTCCACGTCGCCACTTCGGGGGGCCGGATGTTCGTGGACGGCCAGCCCTTCGAGGGCCAGGGCATCCACCTGACGAACACCGGCAAGCTCCTGTCGGAGCGGCAGATCTCGGGGATCATCTTCAGCCGGGGAATCGAGACCTGGGAGGTGGAGGAGCTGCTGGACCTGCTCATCCTCAAGCCCTCGCGCATCGAGGAGCTGGGGGGGGCGGGCCGGATCATCGGGGACAAGAACCTCCAGCACATCGAAATGGGCCAGGTGCAGTACCGGGAGGTGCGGGAAGGGGAGGCCGGAAGCGCCCCCGATGCCGGCCCCGCCATGCGGCCCGTGACCCTTCCCGCCGGGGCCCAGCTCCCGGTCGAACCCGCGCCCAGGACCCCGCCGGCCCCCACCCTGGACGCCCTCCAGGCCATGATCGACCAGTGGCGGCAGGAATTCCAGAAGCTGCACGGGATCAAGGCCGCGGCCATGGGCTGGCAGGGCACCGGCGCTCCGGGCCCCGGCCCGGGCATGCCCGGCTTCGGCGGCCCCGGCCTGGGCGCCCCCGGCTTCGGCGGGCCGGGCACGGCGGAGTTCGGCTCCGGCGGCCCCGGGCCCGGCGGCATCGGCCCGGGCGGCCCCGGCACCGACGGCCCCGAGCATCCCGGCCCCGAGGCCGGTCCCGGCGGCCCCGGCCCCGACCTCGCCGCGGACCTGGACGCCCTGGGGAAGGGCCCCATGGACCTCTCCTTCCTGGCGGGCACCCTTTCCGCCGTGGGTTTCGGGGAAGGCTTCCCCACCGCCCAGCAGATGGAGGGCCTGCGCACCGCCCTGCGGGAGCTGCCTCCGGGGACCCTCCTGTCCATGGTGGCCGGCCTGGACACCCTGCCCCATTCGCCTGCGGGCCTGCGCATGGCCTTCCAGGCCCTGGCGCCGGAAATCTTCGGCCACGCCACGGCCTCGATGCTGGCCCAGGGCGCCGGCCAGGGCGACACCTGGGACGCCCTCAAGGACCACCTCCACGCGATCCTCCAGGGCTCCCCCTCCTTCCAGGGGCTCCTGGCGGCCCTGGAGAACGAACTGCGCAACCGCGGCCTCGGGCTGGAGAACCTCCACGACCTGGTCTCCCGCATGGACTGGGAGACCATGGGCATCGACGAGCAGCTCCGGCTCGTGGCCGAGCACGACCACCTCTGGAAGCTCAGCCACGACCAGCGCCTGCGCTTCCTCCGCAAGCTCCTGGACGAGGGCCGGCTGGACACCTTCGGCACCATCCTCGAGGAGGTGGTGCGCAACCTCACCAGCGACGACGCCCACCGCCGCGAGATGGCGGCCCGCACCCTGGGGGGGGTGGTCCACTGGCTGGCGGTGCCCGGCATCCCCCCCGAATGCGAACTGTCCCTGCTCCACGGGCTCACCGCCCATTTCGGCTCCGAGCGCCTCCCCCGCACCCACCACATCACCACCGAGGCCCTGGGCACGGCCCTGGACGAGATGGTCCAGCGGGGCGAGCCCGGCCACGCCCATGCCCTCCTCCTGGAGCTGGACGCCCTTGTGATGTTCCTGGCGTCCCGGGAGCCCTGGCGCACCGATGCCCTGGCGTGGCTCTGGGAGCGCCTGGCCCAGCCCGAGTCCCTGGCCCGGGTGATGGAGCTGCTTCACACCTCCAACCCCGAGAGCCTGCTCAACGAACTGATCCCCTACCTGGAGAAGGTGGGCATGCCCGCCGCCCAGGCCCTGGTGGAGGTGCTGGGCGAGGAGCAGGACCGCAAGCGGCGCGCGCGGCTCATGGAAGTGATCCGCGGCCTGGGCGGCCTGGCCCTGCCGGCGGTGATCGCGTCCCTGGAATCCCCCAAGTGGTTCCTGGTGCGCAACACCCTCAACCTCATGGCGGACATGGGCGACATGGCCGCCCTCAAGCCCGCCGAGGCCTGCCTCGGGCACCACGACGTGCGGGTGCGCTGCGCCGCGGTGCGCACCGCCTGGAAGGTGGGCGGCCCCGTGGCCATGCCCGCGCTCCTGGCCGCCTTCGGGAAGGCCGACCCCGACACCATGCTGGAGATCCTGTTCGCCTTCGGCCAGATCCGTTCGGCCGCGGCCGTCCCGACCCTGGGCGCCTTCGCCACGGACCATCGCATGCCCGAGAAGCTCCGGGCCCGGGCCGCCGAGGTGCTGGGCACCATCGGGGACCCCTCCGCCCTGCCCTTCCTGGAGGAGCTGGTGCGCCGCAAGGGGCGGATCTTCACCACCGCCGAGCCCACGGAGATCCGGGTGGCGGCCTGCCGGTCCCTGGCCGCCCTGGGCACCCCCGTGGCCCTGGGCTCCCTTCGCGCCCTGGTGGCCAAGGAACCCCGGAACAGCGACCGCCCCCTGCTGCAGCAGGTGCTCGAGCAGAGCCTCCGGTGA
- a CDS encoding CHASE domain-containing protein — MNPLNQRVILRYPRFVGLVLCAGLAASLLGALAARRFQLKATRARVEQEAAIAQENLDYTIQAYRDILLGFRGHSTAGLGLNRERFHQYFASLDLRTHHPGLLSVSYGVEIPGPGRDRAEQALRREMGDPAFTIHPPGARPGYFVLLFAEPSESNRGSIGRDTRSLPGQAQDIDRARDSGALVLSGPMKVLQYDGPDPGLLMRLPLYRGSPATLEERRANFVGCINGAFRVQDLITEALGKEALRKLDVHITDAGPWGEPGPPLQLYGTPLAGGHLLERTLEVFGRTWCFEFRARREFAGSAEWTVPVGIGVSGGLITLLLWGLMASLAQTGQRARLLALRMTEQLREEESRTEAMALAVPDPVAVLDEDGRFLRIYGQHPTVLGVSAGALMGTTIPRALPRDAADILLDAVRKALDTHRLQTACFELSTSQGRCDYEGRILRMGQPLDGKACVVLSIRDITERNRAEEIARTKQKLESLGVLAGGIAHDFNNFLTAILGHVNMAQELLEPGSGAEPMLKRAEASVLRAAELAHQMLAYSGRGSLKVDLLDLNLMVMEMTELLAVSIAKKADLTFHLEPGLPMIMADAVQIQQVVMNLVTNASDAIAGGTGSIAIETRHLEAGRDQLEERFPGQGLEPGAYAALLVSDTGCGMDPETLKRIFDPFYTTKSTGRGLGLSALLGILRGHKAGIHISSEPGRGSRFEILFPSAGPAPSRDPAPAGAGAEGQRLTGLALVADDEPMVRSIVVDFLEHRGMEVLAAVDGLEAVELFTRHLGRVDLVLLDITMPRMDGNEAFRAIRALDPRIPVILLSGFSARDVATPPPGTAPAVFVQKPFRTVDLEEAVRKVRQV; from the coding sequence TTGAATCCCCTGAACCAGCGCGTCATCCTGCGGTATCCCCGCTTCGTCGGCCTCGTGCTATGCGCGGGCCTGGCGGCGTCCCTCCTGGGGGCCCTGGCGGCGCGCCGGTTCCAGTTGAAGGCGACCCGCGCGCGCGTGGAGCAGGAAGCCGCCATCGCCCAGGAGAACCTCGACTACACCATCCAGGCCTACCGGGATATCCTCCTGGGCTTCCGGGGGCATTCCACGGCCGGGCTCGGTCTGAACCGGGAGCGGTTCCACCAGTACTTCGCGTCCCTCGACCTCAGGACCCACCACCCGGGGCTCCTGTCCGTGAGCTACGGCGTGGAGATCCCGGGCCCCGGGCGGGACCGGGCGGAGCAGGCGCTGCGGCGGGAGATGGGGGACCCCGCGTTCACCATCCATCCCCCGGGGGCGCGCCCCGGCTATTTCGTGCTCCTGTTCGCCGAGCCCAGCGAGAGCAACCGCGGTTCCATCGGCAGGGACACGCGCAGCCTGCCGGGACAGGCCCAGGACATCGACCGGGCCCGGGACAGCGGGGCCCTGGTGCTCAGCGGCCCCATGAAGGTCCTCCAGTACGACGGCCCCGATCCGGGCCTCCTCATGCGCCTGCCCCTGTACCGCGGCAGCCCGGCCACACTGGAGGAGCGCAGGGCGAACTTCGTGGGCTGCATCAACGGGGCCTTCCGGGTGCAGGACCTCATCACCGAGGCCCTGGGCAAGGAGGCCCTCCGCAAGCTGGACGTCCACATCACCGACGCCGGGCCCTGGGGCGAGCCGGGTCCGCCCCTCCAGCTCTACGGGACCCCCCTCGCCGGCGGCCACCTGCTGGAGCGCACCCTGGAAGTCTTCGGGCGCACCTGGTGCTTCGAATTCCGGGCCCGCCGGGAATTCGCCGGCAGCGCGGAGTGGACCGTCCCCGTGGGCATCGGCGTCTCGGGCGGCCTGATCACCCTCCTCCTCTGGGGCCTCATGGCCTCCCTGGCCCAGACCGGCCAGCGGGCCCGCCTCCTGGCCCTGCGCATGACGGAACAGCTGCGGGAGGAGGAGTCCCGCACGGAGGCCATGGCCCTGGCCGTGCCCGACCCGGTGGCCGTCCTGGACGAGGACGGCCGTTTCCTGCGGATCTACGGCCAGCACCCCACCGTCCTGGGCGTCTCCGCCGGCGCCCTGATGGGCACCACCATCCCCCGGGCCCTGCCCCGGGACGCCGCGGACATCCTCCTGGACGCGGTCCGCAAGGCCCTGGACACGCACCGCCTGCAGACGGCCTGTTTCGAGCTCTCCACCTCCCAGGGCCGCTGCGACTACGAGGGCCGCATCCTGCGCATGGGCCAGCCCCTGGACGGCAAGGCCTGCGTGGTCCTCTCCATCCGGGACATCACCGAGCGCAACCGGGCCGAGGAGATCGCCCGCACCAAGCAGAAGCTGGAGAGCCTGGGCGTCCTGGCCGGGGGAATCGCCCACGACTTCAACAATTTCCTCACGGCCATCCTGGGCCACGTGAACATGGCCCAGGAGCTCCTCGAGCCGGGGTCCGGGGCCGAGCCCATGCTCAAGCGCGCCGAGGCCTCGGTGCTCCGCGCCGCGGAACTGGCGCACCAGATGCTGGCCTATTCCGGGCGGGGCAGCCTCAAGGTCGATCTGCTGGACCTGAACCTCATGGTCATGGAGATGACCGAACTCCTCGCCGTATCCATCGCCAAGAAGGCCGACCTGACCTTCCACCTGGAGCCCGGCCTGCCCATGATCATGGCCGACGCGGTGCAGATCCAGCAGGTGGTCATGAACCTGGTCACCAACGCCTCCGACGCCATCGCCGGCGGCACCGGCTCCATCGCCATCGAGACGCGGCACCTGGAGGCCGGCAGGGACCAGCTGGAGGAACGCTTCCCCGGCCAGGGCCTGGAGCCCGGCGCCTACGCCGCGCTCCTGGTCTCGGACACCGGCTGCGGCATGGACCCGGAGACCCTCAAGCGCATCTTCGACCCCTTCTACACCACCAAGTCCACCGGCCGCGGCCTGGGCCTCTCGGCGCTGCTGGGCATCCTCCGCGGGCACAAGGCCGGCATCCACATCTCCAGCGAACCCGGGCGCGGCTCCCGCTTCGAGATCCTGTTCCCCTCCGCGGGCCCCGCCCCCTCGCGGGATCCGGCCCCCGCCGGCGCCGGCGCGGAGGGGCAGCGTCTCACGGGCCTGGCCCTGGTGGCCGACGACGAGCCCATGGTGCGCAGCATCGTGGTCGACTTCCTGGAGCACCGCGGCATGGAGGTCCTGGCCGCCGTGGACGGCCTGGAGGCCGTGGAACTCTTCACCCGGCACCTGGGCCGGGTGGACCTGGTCCTCCTGGACATCACCATGCCCCGCATGGACGGCAACGAGGCCTTCCGCGCCATCCGCGCCCTGGATCCCCGCATCCCCGTGATCCTCCTCAGCGGCTTCAGC
- a CDS encoding sensor histidine kinase → MTVLPEPQQLMEAFAAFTQASEQLQQRYESLQGQLGQLGNELQTVLETVPYAIWVVGPGGELRFTNRNRGLGGTFQDGPEPWEPGAPLGLRRFKGDDGQDRFMEQESRPTDTGQIISLRDVTEAHLRAEQATREERLQAMGLMAAELAHEIRNPLGSLSLFSGMLVEDLQHMPAQAELAHHIQDSVQRLNTLVANTLTFSRDITPKPQVFALAEFWESVRRGTSLPEDVAWENRIPPAATWHADPDLLRQVAVNLIQNGLRALDGRPFPRLDLSAARESVGGRPHWRLTLEDNGCGIAADALARIFDPFYTTFGGGTGLGLAVSHRILMAHSGLMNIESSLGRGTKVHLRLPAGA, encoded by the coding sequence GTGACCGTCCTGCCCGAGCCCCAGCAGCTCATGGAGGCCTTCGCGGCCTTCACGCAGGCCTCGGAACAGCTCCAGCAGCGCTACGAATCCCTCCAGGGCCAGCTGGGGCAGCTGGGCAACGAGCTCCAGACGGTGCTGGAGACGGTCCCCTACGCCATCTGGGTGGTGGGCCCCGGGGGCGAGCTGCGCTTCACCAACCGCAACCGGGGCCTGGGGGGCACCTTCCAGGACGGCCCGGAGCCCTGGGAGCCCGGCGCGCCCCTGGGGCTCCGGCGCTTCAAGGGCGACGACGGCCAGGACCGCTTCATGGAGCAGGAGAGCCGCCCCACCGACACCGGGCAGATCATCAGCCTCCGGGACGTCACCGAGGCCCACCTCCGGGCGGAGCAGGCCACCCGGGAGGAGCGCCTCCAGGCCATGGGCCTCATGGCCGCGGAACTGGCCCACGAGATCCGCAACCCCCTGGGCAGCCTCTCGCTCTTCTCCGGCATGCTGGTGGAGGACCTGCAGCACATGCCGGCCCAGGCCGAGCTCGCCCACCACATCCAGGACAGCGTCCAGCGCCTGAACACCCTGGTGGCCAACACCCTCACCTTCAGCCGGGACATCACCCCCAAGCCCCAGGTCTTCGCCCTGGCCGAGTTCTGGGAGAGCGTCCGCCGGGGGACCTCCCTGCCCGAGGACGTGGCCTGGGAGAACCGGATCCCCCCGGCGGCCACCTGGCACGCGGACCCCGACCTCCTGCGCCAGGTGGCGGTCAATCTCATCCAGAACGGCCTGCGGGCCCTGGACGGGCGCCCCTTCCCCCGGCTCGACCTCTCCGCGGCCCGGGAGAGCGTGGGGGGCCGGCCCCACTGGCGGCTCACCCTGGAGGACAACGGGTGCGGCATCGCCGCCGACGCCCTGGCGCGGATCTTCGACCCCTTCTACACCACCTTCGGGGGCGGCACGGGCCTGGGCCTGGCGGTGAGCCACCGCATCCTCATGGCCCATTCGGGCCTCATGAACATCGAAAGCAGCCTCGGCCGGGGCACCAAGGTCCATCTGAGGCTCCCTGCCGGGGCCTGA
- a CDS encoding elongation factor G, with product MASTISFKSQTKEIPVPKPQSAPRVAAIVGPYMSGKTTLLESLLFAANAIPRKGTVKEGNTVGDASVEAKARQMSVEASVATATYLGETWTFIDCPGSVEFSQESINALMVADAAVVVCEADPTRAPMAAPILKLLDDHNIPHTIFLNKVDSLTDPGKIAETLRALQPMSPHPLVLREYPIHAGSFITGYEELSMERAFKANPGHPSDEIPIPDSIRDEALLARQEMLEAISTLDDALMEKLLEEQVPTREEVFATLTRGFKGDQIVPVLLGSADKDLGVRRLLKLLRHEGPEPADTASRLGIANGKEVLLQVWKTLNAQHVGKLSLARVWHGEVTEGMAFAAGRPSSLTKPFGAKQEKALKVGAGEIVALGRMESVKTGDCLTLNTPVQLPWPDPIQPMTALAVRCAKSGDEVKLSSAIQKLVDEDPSYTIEQNAETQERVIWGQGEIHLKVALDRIRRWGVEVTFAQPTIPYRETIRKPVKQHGRYKHQSGGHGAFGDVHIEFKPRQRGEGLKFSDTIVGGVIPKNYIPAVENGFYEFAKQGPLGFPMVDVEAVLFFGSFHTVDSSEMAFKAATRVAMNEGLPQCSPVLLEPILEIHISVPSEHTSKAQKIITSHRAGQILGFDAKPGWEGWDIVDGYLPQSELQGIIVELRSQTQGVGSFTWSFHHLQELEGRDAEKVVEARKKALAEA from the coding sequence ATGGCATCAACCATTTCCTTCAAAAGCCAAACCAAGGAGATACCCGTGCCAAAGCCCCAATCAGCCCCTCGTGTTGCGGCCATCGTCGGGCCGTACATGTCCGGGAAGACCACCCTTCTCGAAAGCCTCCTTTTCGCCGCCAACGCCATCCCCCGGAAGGGGACCGTCAAGGAGGGCAACACCGTCGGCGATGCATCCGTCGAGGCCAAGGCGCGCCAGATGAGCGTCGAGGCCTCGGTCGCCACCGCCACCTACCTGGGCGAGACCTGGACCTTCATCGACTGCCCCGGCTCCGTGGAGTTCAGCCAGGAGAGCATCAACGCCCTGATGGTGGCCGACGCCGCCGTCGTGGTGTGCGAGGCCGATCCCACCCGCGCGCCCATGGCCGCCCCCATCCTCAAGCTCCTGGACGACCACAACATCCCCCACACCATCTTCCTCAACAAGGTGGACAGCCTCACGGACCCCGGCAAGATCGCCGAGACCCTGCGCGCCCTGCAGCCCATGTCGCCCCATCCCCTGGTCCTGCGCGAGTATCCCATCCACGCCGGGAGCTTCATCACGGGCTACGAGGAGCTGAGCATGGAGCGGGCCTTCAAGGCCAACCCCGGCCATCCCTCCGACGAGATCCCCATCCCCGATTCCATCCGCGACGAGGCCCTCCTGGCGCGCCAGGAGATGCTGGAAGCCATCAGCACCCTGGACGACGCCCTCATGGAGAAGCTCCTGGAGGAGCAGGTGCCCACCCGCGAGGAGGTGTTCGCCACCCTCACCCGCGGCTTCAAGGGCGACCAGATCGTGCCGGTGCTCCTGGGCTCGGCCGACAAGGACCTGGGCGTCCGCCGCCTCCTGAAGCTCCTGCGCCACGAGGGCCCCGAGCCCGCCGACACCGCGTCGCGCCTGGGCATCGCCAACGGCAAGGAGGTCCTCCTCCAGGTGTGGAAGACCCTCAACGCCCAGCACGTGGGCAAGCTCTCCCTGGCCCGCGTGTGGCACGGGGAGGTCACCGAAGGCATGGCCTTCGCCGCCGGCCGCCCCAGCTCCCTCACCAAGCCCTTCGGCGCCAAGCAGGAGAAGGCGCTCAAGGTCGGGGCCGGCGAGATCGTCGCCCTGGGCCGCATGGAATCCGTCAAGACGGGCGACTGCCTCACCCTCAACACTCCCGTCCAGCTGCCCTGGCCCGACCCCATCCAGCCCATGACCGCGCTGGCGGTGCGCTGCGCCAAGAGCGGCGACGAGGTGAAGCTCTCCTCCGCCATCCAGAAGCTGGTGGACGAGGATCCCTCCTACACCATCGAGCAGAACGCCGAGACCCAGGAGCGCGTGATCTGGGGCCAGGGCGAGATCCACCTGAAGGTGGCCCTGGACCGCATCCGCCGCTGGGGCGTGGAGGTCACCTTCGCCCAGCCCACCATCCCCTACCGCGAGACCATCCGCAAGCCCGTGAAGCAGCACGGGCGCTACAAGCACCAGTCCGGCGGCCACGGCGCCTTCGGCGACGTGCACATCGAGTTCAAGCCCCGGCAGCGCGGCGAGGGCCTGAAGTTCTCCGACACCATCGTCGGCGGCGTCATCCCCAAGAACTACATCCCGGCCGTGGAGAACGGGTTCTACGAATTCGCCAAGCAGGGCCCCCTGGGCTTCCCCATGGTGGACGTGGAGGCCGTGCTCTTCTTCGGGTCGTTCCACACCGTGGACTCCAGCGAAATGGCCTTCAAGGCCGCCACCCGCGTGGCCATGAACGAGGGCCTGCCCCAGTGCAGCCCCGTACTGCTCGAACCCATCCTCGAGATCCACATCTCGGTTCCCTCGGAGCACACCTCCAAGGCCCAGAAGATCATCACCAGCCACCGCGCGGGCCAGATCCTCGGCTTCGACGCCAAGCCCGGATGGGAAGGCTGGGACATCGTGGACGGCTACCTCCCCCAGTCCGAGCTCCAGGGCATCATCGTCGAACTCCGCAGCCAGACCCAGGGCGTGGGTTCCTTCACCTGGTCCTTCCACCACCTCCAGGAACTCGAAGGCCGCGACGCCGAAAAGGTCGTCGAGGCCCGGAAGAAGGCCCTCGCCGAGGCCTAA
- a CDS encoding inorganic diphosphatase has protein sequence MSLHMIGPGKNSPQLVNAVVEIPYGSRVKYEIDHVTSLVKVDRVLYSPIHYPAEYGFIPHTLAPDGDPCDILVLIVGATYPGVIIEAKPIGILRMSDDKGQDDKILSVAASDPNYMHVDTLADLPPHLLREVEHFFLTYKNLESKDVTSGGWAGKEEALAFIEECIQAYRH, from the coding sequence ATGTCGCTTCACATGATCGGACCTGGGAAAAATTCGCCGCAACTCGTCAACGCGGTCGTCGAAATTCCCTACGGATCCAGGGTCAAGTACGAGATCGACCACGTCACCAGCCTCGTGAAGGTCGACCGGGTGCTCTATTCCCCCATCCACTACCCCGCCGAGTACGGCTTCATCCCCCATACCCTGGCCCCCGACGGGGATCCCTGCGACATCCTCGTGCTCATCGTGGGCGCCACCTACCCCGGGGTGATCATCGAGGCCAAGCCCATCGGCATCCTCCGCATGTCCGACGACAAGGGCCAGGACGACAAGATCCTCAGCGTGGCCGCGTCCGATCCCAACTACATGCACGTGGACACCCTCGCCGACCTGCCCCCCCACCTCCTCCGGGAAGTGGAGCACTTCTTCCTCACGTACAAGAACCTCGAATCCAAGGATGTCACCAGCGGCGGCTGGGCCGGCAAGGAGGAGGCCCTGGCCTTCATCGAGGAATGCATCCAGGCGTACCGACACTAG
- a CDS encoding HAD family hydrolase, with protein sequence MGLICFDLDGTLVDPLRAMVHCIETTCGELALQAPARDVVRRFIGFGPGELFASLPGLEDPARLDEAIARYWSHFEESGIAKHRVYEGIPLMLTRLRRQGHSLHLVTVKPTRYARRVLHEFDLLLSFDQVFGTAPRDRYKSKSEVLTQLRLQGVVQPGGYMVGDRADDMASGKANGLIPLGVTYGFGTASELQDAGADKLFGTPAALDEWFKTSLPGSEIHDAFSKSE encoded by the coding sequence ATGGGTCTGATCTGCTTCGATCTCGACGGGACCCTCGTGGATCCGCTCCGGGCCATGGTCCATTGCATCGAAACCACCTGCGGGGAACTGGCCCTCCAGGCGCCCGCCCGGGACGTGGTGCGGCGCTTCATCGGCTTCGGGCCCGGGGAGCTCTTCGCCTCCCTGCCCGGGCTGGAGGATCCGGCGCGCCTGGACGAGGCCATCGCCCGGTACTGGTCCCACTTCGAGGAATCCGGCATCGCCAAGCACCGGGTCTACGAGGGCATCCCCCTCATGCTCACCCGGCTCCGCCGGCAGGGCCACAGCCTGCACCTGGTCACCGTGAAGCCCACCCGCTACGCCCGGCGGGTGCTCCACGAATTCGACCTCCTGCTGAGCTTCGACCAGGTCTTCGGCACGGCCCCCCGGGACCGGTACAAGTCCAAGAGCGAAGTCCTCACCCAGCTGCGGCTCCAGGGGGTGGTGCAGCCGGGCGGCTACATGGTGGGCGATCGGGCGGACGATATGGCCTCCGGCAAGGCCAACGGCCTCATCCCCCTGGGCGTCACGTACGGCTTCGGCACCGCGTCCGAGCTGCAGGACGCCGGGGCCGACAAGCTCTTCGGCACGCCCGCGGCCCTTGACGAATGGTTCAAGACCTCCCTGCCCGGTTCGGAAATCCACGACGCCTTTTCCAAATCGGAATGA